In a single window of the Tetrapisispora phaffii CBS 4417 chromosome 11, complete genome genome:
- the BNA4 gene encoding kynurenine 3-monooxygenase (similar to Saccharomyces cerevisiae BNA4 (YBL098W); ancestral locus Anc_7.429) — protein sequence MSFTEAKVASCRITVGVIGAGPVGLLTALMLSKRGYIVTIFDYRDLFDDDGCGSSSLRSINLALSNRGISSIRSVDAKLCDKILQEVVPMKGRMIHDVSGSEDAQLYGIHGECINSIGRALLNHILMENVKKDNQIMGTFSNITIKEKHKLLSIKFSDHEYGKQLCSFQTSSPSKSIENFEFDFVMGCDGSYSQTRSQIAETIAVKQTVQDVDRKYVELRFEPNKDGSYIFSENYLHIWPRDNFMLIALPNNDGSFTATFFASVEIFHKLMAMDKDEFQNFITSNFEDVTNIVHIDVFMECLYQNSGNDLNCRTCYPYHVDGGKALLLGDAAHSMVPFYGQGLNCGFEDVKFLQSMLDQHNDDRNLAFRDFSRLRVQDHLAIIDMSKRNYFEMSHDVVSNMFIVKKCLDNFLHRILKDYWIPQYTMVTFRDDISYSKVEQLSNFHKKITNIMLFATGFGSSVAIIRLVHRLFEKSSK from the coding sequence ATGAGTTTTACTGAAGCTAAGGTTGCTTCTTGCAGAATAACCGTAGGAGTCATTGGGGCAGGTCCAGTAGGTTTGCTGACGGCTCTGATGTTAAGCAAGCGGGGTTACATTGTGACCATATTTGATTACCgtgatttatttgatgaCGACGGTTGTGGTTCAAGTTCTTTACGTTCAATAAATCTGGCTCTTTCTAATAGAGGAATTAGTTCAATAAGGAGTGTCGATGCCAAGTTATGTGATAAAATTTTGCAAGAGGTTGTTCCAATGAAGGGAAGAATGATACACGACGTCAGTGGTTCAGAAGACGCTCAGTTGTATGGAATTCATGGTGAATGCATTAATTCCATCGGTAGAGCCTTATTGAACCATATTTTAATGGAAAACGTTAAAAAGGATAACCAGATAATGGGAACCTTTAGcaatattacaattaaagaaaagcATAAATTGCTGTCAATCAAATTTAGTGACCATGAATATGGGAAACAACTTTGCAGTTTCCAAACATCTAGTCCTTCTAAGAGTATAGAAAATTTTGAGTTTGATTTCGTTATGGGCTGTGACGGAAGCTACTCACAAACAAGATCACAAATAGCTGAAACAATAGCTGTGAAACAGACAGTTCAGGATGTGGACCGAAAATATGTTGAATTAAGATTCGAACCAAATAAAGATGGTTCCTATATTTTTTCAGAGAACTATCTACATATTTGGCCTAGAGATAACTTTATGTTAATAGCGTTACCGAACAATGATGGGTCATTTACTGCGACTTTCTTTGCTTCCGTTGAAATATTCCACAAATTAATGGCCATGGATAAAGATgagtttcaaaattttattacgtccaattttgaagatgtGACGAACATAGTGCATATAGATGTTTTTATGGAGTGCCTATATCAAAATTCTGGGAATGATTTGAACTGTAGAACGTGCTATCCATACCATGTTGATGGAGGGAAAGCTTTATTATTAGGAGATGCTGCTCATAGCATGGTACCATTTTATGGGCAAGGATTGAACTGTGGATTTGAGGACGTTAAATTCTTGCAAAGTATGCTAGATCAGCATAATGATGACAGAAACTTAGCATTTAGGGATTTCTCCCGTCTAAGAGTCCAAGACCATTTAGCTATAATTGACATGTCTAAGAGAAATTACTTCGAGATGTCGCATGATGTTGTCTCAAACATGTTCATTGTTAAAAAGTGTCTTGACAACTTTTTACATAGAATCTTAAAAGACTATTGGATCCCACAGTATACTATGGTCACATTCCGTGACGATATCAGCTATTCGAAGGTTGAACAGTTATCAAACTTCCACAAAAAGATCACCAACATTATGCTGTTTGCAACCGGATTTGGTTCATCCGTAGCTATTATTAGACTAGTCCACAGACTATTTGAAAAGTCCTCTAAATAA